A stretch of Chitinophaga caeni DNA encodes these proteins:
- a CDS encoding anthrone oxygenase family protein, whose protein sequence is MGLTSSIISIITCGLIAGIFFAFSIAINPAFSKLDDLAYIKAMQHINESIQNLLFLACFLLPCFLLPVSAWLNFKQGAIAAAWLFTIAALLYIIGVFGLTIAVNVPLNNQLATLTIHGEQLSIVRHQFSGKWNLAHTWRTALSIVVFIINILALCAMFKGTPAGVIKTA, encoded by the coding sequence CTGCGGATTAATTGCGGGCATTTTTTTCGCATTCAGTATCGCGATCAACCCGGCATTCAGCAAATTGGACGACCTGGCTTATATCAAGGCGATGCAACATATCAATGAAAGCATTCAAAACCTGTTATTCTTGGCATGCTTTCTTTTGCCCTGCTTCCTGTTGCCGGTTTCTGCTTGGTTAAATTTTAAACAGGGTGCTATTGCCGCCGCTTGGCTGTTTACAATCGCCGCCCTGCTTTATATTATTGGCGTATTTGGGCTGACCATCGCTGTCAATGTTCCGCTGAATAACCAGCTAGCTACCCTTACTATACACGGTGAACAATTATCTATTGTAAGGCATCAGTTCTCGGGCAAGTGGAACCTGGCCCATACCTGGCGCACGGCTTTATCAATCGTAGTATTTATCATTAATATCCTGGCCCTTTGCGCCATGTTTAAAGGAACGCCTGCCGGGGTAATTAAAACCGCATAA
- a CDS encoding aldo/keto reductase — MEYRKFGRTGWEVSEVGYGMWGMAGWTGSETTEVNTALDKAIELGCNFFDTAWAYGDGLSEQILRDTLKRHSQKRLYVATKIPPKNRQWPSKPSAKLEEVFPADYIIEYTEKSLKNLGIESIDLQQFHVWEDNWAQMDEWKEAITKLSKEGKVKAWGLSVNRWEPNNCLETLKTGLIDGVQVIYNIFDQAPEDQLFPLCQELNLGIIARVPFDEGTLTGTFTKETSFPKDDWRSTYFVPENLNSSVEHADALRPVIPQGMTMAEMALRFIISNPAVATTIPGMRKVKNVISNMGCSDGKGLDKELLKELKGHRWDRTPTGWSQ, encoded by the coding sequence ATGGAATATAGAAAATTTGGTAGGACAGGCTGGGAAGTTAGCGAAGTGGGATATGGCATGTGGGGCATGGCCGGTTGGACGGGTTCCGAAACAACCGAAGTTAATACGGCGCTGGATAAAGCGATCGAATTAGGTTGTAATTTCTTCGATACCGCCTGGGCTTACGGTGATGGTTTGAGTGAACAAATATTACGGGATACCCTGAAGCGGCATTCACAGAAACGTTTATACGTGGCCACTAAAATACCGCCTAAAAACAGGCAATGGCCTTCCAAACCCAGTGCCAAGTTGGAAGAGGTATTCCCGGCAGATTATATTATTGAATACACCGAGAAAAGTCTCAAGAACCTCGGTATAGAAAGCATCGATTTGCAGCAGTTCCATGTTTGGGAAGACAACTGGGCGCAAATGGATGAATGGAAAGAAGCCATTACAAAATTGTCGAAAGAAGGTAAAGTAAAAGCTTGGGGTCTCAGCGTAAACCGTTGGGAACCTAATAACTGCCTCGAAACATTAAAAACCGGATTAATTGATGGCGTGCAAGTCATTTATAACATTTTCGATCAAGCGCCGGAGGATCAACTATTCCCGCTTTGCCAAGAATTGAATCTCGGTATCATCGCGCGCGTACCATTCGATGAGGGAACTTTAACCGGTACATTCACCAAGGAAACCAGCTTTCCGAAAGATGACTGGCGTTCTACTTATTTCGTGCCGGAAAACTTAAACTCCAGCGTCGAACATGCGGATGCACTCCGCCCAGTAATTCCGCAGGGCATGACGATGGCCGAGATGGCATTACGTTTTATTATTAGTAACCCTGCCGTTGCCACTACGATTCCCGGTATGCGGAAAGTTAAAAACGTAATCTCCAATATGGGCTGTAGTGATGGTAAAGGCTTGGATAAAGAATTATTAAAAGAATTGAAAGGTCACCGCTGGGATCGAACACCCACCGGTTGGTCCCAATAA
- a CDS encoding DUF2147 domain-containing protein, producing MKKISWLLFLFMSFVSFVHAQSADAVLGTWWNQEKDAKITMYKNGNTYEGKITWLKNMYEDDGTTPRKDSKNSDSKLRTRTLMNLVILHGFKYDDGEWTGGKIYDPKSGKTYSSKMELDGSNELDIRGYIGAPLFGRTTTWKRADR from the coding sequence ATGAAAAAGATAAGTTGGTTACTCTTTTTGTTCATGAGCTTCGTAAGCTTTGTTCATGCACAATCTGCTGACGCTGTATTGGGAACTTGGTGGAACCAGGAGAAGGATGCAAAAATAACCATGTATAAAAATGGTAACACGTATGAAGGAAAGATCACCTGGTTAAAAAATATGTATGAAGATGATGGTACTACACCACGGAAGGACAGCAAAAATTCTGATTCAAAACTGAGAACGCGAACATTGATGAACTTAGTCATCTTGCACGGCTTCAAATATGATGACGGCGAATGGACCGGCGGGAAAATTTATGATCCTAAAAGCGGTAAAACGTATAGCAGCAAAATGGAACTGGATGGCTCCAATGAATTGGATATCCGCGGATACATCGGCGCCCCGCTTTTTGGCAGAACAACAACTTGGAAGAGAGCCGATCGTTAG